In Streptomyces sp. NBC_01426, one genomic interval encodes:
- a CDS encoding DUF2267 domain-containing protein has translation MYDQPRLDRPSIAMTFDQMLERVRYEGAYPTRERAEEAVHAVLTALGRQITGDERVDLAHRLPTEAALILTASAPDAEQLTGWGFVKDLATRTGGTPAVARWDTGAVLAAVASLAGPDLLARILHRLPEGYALLFGQAQLRQPQLAA, from the coding sequence ATGTACGACCAGCCTCGCCTCGACCGGCCCTCCATCGCCATGACGTTCGATCAGATGCTGGAACGCGTGCGCTACGAGGGCGCCTACCCCACCCGAGAGCGCGCCGAAGAGGCCGTCCACGCCGTCCTGACCGCACTCGGCAGGCAGATCACCGGCGACGAACGCGTCGACCTCGCGCACCGCCTGCCCACCGAGGCCGCCCTCATCCTGACCGCCTCGGCACCGGATGCCGAACAGCTCACCGGCTGGGGCTTTGTGAAAGACCTTGCCACCCGCACCGGCGGCACACCGGCGGTCGCCCGCTGGGACACCGGCGCCGTCCTCGCAGCCGTCGCCTCCCTCGCAGGACCCGACCTCCTGGCCCGCATCCTGCACCGACTCCCCGAGGGCTACGCCCTCCTGTTCGGTCAGGCGCAACTGCGACAGCCCCAGCTGGCCGCCTGA
- a CDS encoding SpoIIE family protein phosphatase: MAWTHVPYPVLIADASGTVRHANPQATRAFPDLRSGGPLTGSVPSWLADGHARRVTAGRDEDTVLSGQVGERSFEAHPTVQDDGDVVWWLVDDTDLRSAREDLRVERERTAFLAEASNTLLSSLNLERCMEVTGQLAAEHLADAALVIAPRSGSRLPVVTCLRDGAPRRSWWDAGPEEVPGLAEALQGFPPVPSQWIEPSSAPDWVVPEGFGPVGSIVVTPLPGHGVPAGALILLRRSSGAVFSEGEEVIARLFAARAGAALSAARLYAEQSSLSQTLMQDLLPPVLHQIAGVDFAGGYRPSKDNERIGGDFYDVHPGKAEGDASFAVLGDVCGKGLEAAVLTGKIRNTLEALLPMADDHQRMIDLLNGALLNSHHTRYATLVMASAVREAGSVRLRVTSAGHPPAVIVRRDGVVEEAASRGTLVGVFPKAPATTTWETLAPGEFCVLFTDGLTEARGGPLGEEMFGEERFRRALSQCAGMPAEVIVRHVQMLVGQWVGSGPHDDMAVVVIGAPRAHHLSAVGGHTRGRFTS, translated from the coding sequence ATGGCATGGACGCACGTGCCCTACCCCGTCCTGATCGCGGACGCCTCGGGCACGGTCCGGCACGCGAACCCGCAGGCCACCCGAGCGTTCCCCGACCTCCGCTCCGGTGGTCCCCTGACCGGAAGCGTGCCTTCCTGGCTGGCTGACGGCCATGCGCGCCGGGTGACAGCGGGACGCGATGAGGACACGGTGTTGTCGGGTCAGGTGGGAGAGCGGAGCTTCGAGGCTCATCCCACTGTGCAGGACGACGGGGACGTCGTGTGGTGGCTCGTGGACGACACCGACCTGCGGTCGGCCCGTGAGGACCTGCGGGTGGAGCGTGAGCGGACCGCGTTCCTCGCCGAGGCCTCCAACACCCTGCTCTCCTCCCTGAACCTGGAGCGGTGCATGGAGGTGACCGGTCAACTCGCGGCGGAACATCTCGCGGACGCCGCGCTGGTCATCGCGCCGCGCAGCGGAAGCCGACTGCCGGTCGTCACCTGCCTGCGCGATGGCGCACCGAGGCGTTCCTGGTGGGACGCGGGCCCGGAGGAGGTTCCTGGTCTGGCCGAGGCGCTCCAGGGCTTCCCGCCCGTTCCCTCACAGTGGATCGAGCCCTCGTCCGCGCCGGACTGGGTGGTTCCCGAGGGGTTCGGCCCGGTCGGTTCGATCGTCGTGACGCCGCTGCCCGGGCACGGTGTGCCCGCCGGTGCGTTGATCCTTCTGCGGCGCAGTTCGGGGGCGGTGTTCAGTGAGGGCGAGGAGGTCATCGCCCGTCTCTTCGCGGCCCGCGCCGGTGCCGCGTTGTCCGCGGCCCGCCTGTACGCGGAGCAGTCCTCTCTTTCCCAGACCCTGATGCAAGACCTGTTGCCGCCGGTCCTGCACCAGATCGCGGGGGTGGACTTCGCCGGCGGCTACCGTCCCTCGAAGGACAACGAGCGGATCGGCGGCGACTTCTACGACGTCCATCCCGGCAAGGCCGAGGGCGACGCCTCCTTTGCCGTGCTGGGCGACGTCTGTGGCAAGGGGCTGGAGGCCGCTGTCCTGACGGGCAAGATCCGCAACACGCTGGAGGCACTGCTGCCGATGGCCGACGATCATCAGCGGATGATCGACCTCCTCAACGGTGCGCTCCTGAACTCGCACCACACCCGTTACGCGACGCTCGTGATGGCCTCGGCGGTGCGCGAGGCGGGGTCGGTGCGGCTTCGGGTGACCAGCGCCGGGCATCCGCCCGCCGTGATCGTGCGACGTGACGGCGTCGTGGAGGAAGCGGCCTCGCGCGGCACTCTGGTTGGTGTTTTCCCCAAGGCTCCGGCGACGACCACGTGGGAGACCTTGGCGCCCGGTGAGTTCTGTGTGCTGTTCACCGACGGTCTCACCGAGGCCCGGGGCGGACCGCTGGGTGAGGAGATGTTCGGTGAGGAGCGGTTCAGGCGGGCGTTGTCGCAGTGTGCGGGAATGCCGGCCGAGGTGATCGTGCGGCATGTGCAGATGCTCGTCGGCCAGTGGGTGGGGTCGGGGCCGCACGACGACATGGCCGTCGTGGTCATCGGCGCTCCCCGCGCGCACCACCTCAGCGCGGTGGGCGGCCATACCCGGGGCAGGTTCACCTCATGA
- a CDS encoding CsbD family protein — MSGEQKTEAKGEQAKGKLKETAGRLTGNERLTAEGRADQAKGDAREAKEKVKDTFKH, encoded by the coding sequence GTGTCTGGTGAGCAGAAGACCGAGGCAAAGGGCGAGCAGGCCAAGGGCAAGCTCAAGGAGACCGCCGGCCGGCTGACGGGCAACGAGCGCCTCACCGCCGAAGGGCGCGCCGACCAGGCGAAGGGCGACGCCCGCGAGGCCAAGGAAAAGGTCAAGGACACGTTCAAGCACTGA
- a CDS encoding HSP18 transcriptional regulator, translating to MNEAAPPAPVTFLAAAAALEAISKSVDEAKQSAGTPTAKGPLSVESGPHPALAALLTLREIREQLAGWESALIETARDQGASWADLAGPLGVASRQAAERRYLRLRPGTAGSTGEQRVQATRDSRAADRTVTAWARDNAADLRRLAGQVSALTDLPAGSESAMGDLNQALADNDAAQLVQPLADTRAHLRPEDSDLADRIDIMTWHTDRLRQDSHDQRST from the coding sequence ATGAACGAGGCCGCCCCGCCCGCACCGGTCACCTTTCTTGCCGCTGCCGCGGCATTGGAGGCCATCAGCAAGTCCGTGGACGAAGCAAAGCAATCCGCGGGAACGCCAACGGCCAAAGGGCCGCTGTCGGTTGAATCCGGCCCGCACCCCGCGTTGGCCGCGCTGCTGACGCTGCGCGAGATCCGCGAGCAGCTCGCCGGGTGGGAGAGCGCGCTGATCGAAACCGCCCGGGATCAGGGCGCGAGCTGGGCCGACCTCGCCGGCCCCCTCGGCGTCGCGAGCCGCCAGGCCGCCGAACGCCGCTATCTGCGCCTGCGCCCGGGCACCGCGGGCAGCACCGGAGAGCAGCGCGTCCAGGCCACCCGCGACTCCCGCGCCGCCGATCGCACCGTGACCGCCTGGGCCCGCGACAACGCCGCCGACCTGCGCCGCCTCGCCGGCCAGGTCAGCGCTCTCACCGACCTTCCCGCCGGCTCCGAAAGCGCCATGGGCGACCTGAATCAGGCCCTCGCCGACAACGACGCCGCCCAACTCGTCCAACCCCTGGCCGACACCCGGGCCCACCTGCGCCCCGAGGACTCCGATCTCGCCGACCGCATCGACATCATGACCTGGCACACCGACCGACTCCGCCAGGACAGCCACGACCAGCGCAGTACCTGA
- a CDS encoding cobalamin B12-binding domain-containing protein: protein MSLMATPSREHRIDLLWEAVCHGEEQAAIDAVFGALEDGIPAERVLLELIAPVQRRVGEEWAANRLTVAQEYAASAVNDRVIAALSRRPAAHAAITAVQATGTPVLVGGAAFGRDGQYARLLGADAWAPDASSAADRLDEGPLALPAPAHQPLDDLPHLIDQEYTLVARTRSALVRAVMDALADRFPAMRDDTAAQFEHTAEDIAHIVDSLAIALYTDDPELLTDFLAWTAGLLTARGVPAHSLVPALHILSEQLKDFPRAILMLDQAADRLTGAGSVIASDSRTTV from the coding sequence ATGAGCCTCATGGCCACCCCCTCGCGCGAGCACCGAATCGATCTTCTGTGGGAGGCGGTCTGCCATGGTGAGGAGCAGGCGGCCATAGACGCGGTGTTCGGCGCGCTGGAGGACGGCATACCGGCGGAGCGCGTCCTGTTGGAGCTGATCGCCCCCGTCCAGCGCAGGGTCGGCGAGGAGTGGGCGGCCAACCGCCTCACCGTCGCCCAGGAGTACGCCGCGTCCGCCGTCAACGACCGGGTCATCGCCGCTCTTTCCCGCCGCCCGGCCGCACACGCCGCGATCACCGCGGTCCAGGCCACCGGCACCCCGGTTCTGGTCGGCGGGGCGGCCTTCGGCCGTGACGGCCAATATGCTCGGCTGCTCGGCGCCGACGCCTGGGCACCGGACGCGAGCTCCGCCGCGGATCGACTCGACGAGGGGCCCCTTGCTCTGCCCGCGCCCGCGCACCAACCCCTCGACGACCTGCCGCACCTGATCGACCAGGAGTACACGCTGGTCGCCCGGACCCGAAGCGCCCTGGTGCGCGCTGTCATGGACGCGCTCGCGGACCGTTTCCCGGCCATGCGCGATGACACGGCCGCGCAGTTCGAGCACACCGCCGAGGACATCGCGCACATCGTGGACTCCCTGGCCATCGCCCTCTACACCGACGACCCGGAACTCCTGACCGACTTCCTCGCCTGGACGGCGGGCCTCCTCACCGCCCGCGGCGTCCCCGCCCACTCGCTCGTCCCGGCCCTGCACATTTTGAGCGAACAGCTCAAGGACTTTCCCCGGGCCATCCTCATGCTCGACCAGGCCGCAGACCGCCTCACCGGGGCAGGGTCCGTGATCGCCTCCGACTCCAGGACCACCGTATGA
- a CDS encoding Hsp20/alpha crystallin family protein — protein MLMRTDPFREMDRIVQQLSGTSGTWSKPSVMPMDAYRDGDVYVIAFDLPGVDREAIDIDVERNMLKVKAERRPSGKSDGVQMELSERPLGVFSRQVMLADTLDTERIEADYDAGVLTLRIPIAERAKPRKISIGRADDHKQISG, from the coding sequence ATGTTGATGCGCACTGACCCGTTCCGCGAGATGGACCGGATCGTCCAGCAGCTGTCGGGTACGTCGGGCACGTGGTCGAAGCCGTCGGTGATGCCGATGGACGCCTACCGCGACGGTGACGTCTACGTGATCGCCTTCGACCTCCCCGGTGTGGACCGTGAGGCGATCGACATCGACGTCGAGCGCAACATGCTCAAGGTCAAGGCCGAACGTCGCCCCTCGGGCAAGTCCGACGGCGTGCAGATGGAACTCTCCGAGCGGCCCCTGGGCGTCTTCTCCCGCCAGGTCATGCTGGCCGACACCCTCGACACCGAGCGCATCGAAGCCGACTACGACGCGGGTGTCCTGACCCTGCGGATCCCGATCGCCGAGCGCGCCAAGCCCCGCAAGATCAGCATCGGCCGAGCCGACGACCACAAGCAGATCTCCGGCTGA
- a CDS encoding PP2C family protein-serine/threonine phosphatase — protein sequence MTNFLAVERALRTAAPHDLLRSIRAALMEHYHAIEVDLLMADYSLTVLQPVTALPHTADPLPVQASPEGRAFGSQEPYEQSTAQDGAVDLHLPVTVRGDRMGILTVRMPEDACTPETVGELTDLAELLGHEIVVAERDTDLYLQARRASRLTLAAEMQWQLLPARACARPEYAIGAQLEPAYDIHGDNFDWSTTAETLTLAVTNGMGEGIQASLLTNLAINALRNARRAGVDIADQAALADQAIYGQYRGHQYVSTLLLSFELATGRGRVVDAGSPQLWRYRDRSVDRIEFEAQLPLGMIEESDYTAQDFQALPGDRLIFVSDGVYAAAREGGETYSERALARAIHATSLLPAAAVPRAILQELAAYRDTDPDDDALVLCMDWFGRPSPA from the coding sequence ATGACGAACTTCCTCGCCGTTGAGCGTGCCTTGCGCACGGCCGCGCCCCACGACCTTCTCCGGTCGATCCGCGCCGCCTTGATGGAGCACTACCACGCGATCGAGGTCGACCTCCTCATGGCCGACTACAGCCTCACCGTGCTCCAACCGGTGACCGCACTGCCCCACACCGCCGATCCCCTGCCCGTACAGGCCAGCCCCGAGGGCCGGGCCTTCGGCAGCCAGGAGCCGTACGAGCAGTCCACGGCACAGGACGGCGCCGTGGACCTCCACCTGCCGGTGACCGTTCGCGGTGACCGGATGGGGATCCTCACCGTGCGGATGCCCGAGGACGCGTGCACCCCGGAGACCGTCGGTGAGCTGACCGACCTGGCGGAACTCCTGGGGCACGAGATCGTCGTGGCCGAGCGCGACACCGACCTCTACCTCCAGGCCCGGCGCGCCAGTCGACTCACCCTGGCCGCCGAGATGCAGTGGCAGCTTCTGCCCGCGCGAGCGTGCGCCCGCCCCGAGTACGCCATCGGAGCCCAACTGGAGCCCGCCTACGACATCCACGGCGACAATTTCGACTGGTCGACCACCGCCGAGACCCTCACGCTTGCCGTCACCAACGGAATGGGCGAAGGCATCCAGGCCTCACTTCTGACCAACCTCGCCATCAACGCGCTGCGCAACGCGAGGCGAGCCGGGGTCGACATCGCCGACCAGGCGGCGCTCGCCGACCAGGCCATCTACGGGCAGTACCGCGGACACCAGTACGTATCCACCCTCCTGCTGTCCTTCGAGCTGGCCACCGGACGAGGCCGAGTCGTGGACGCCGGCTCTCCCCAGCTGTGGCGCTACAGAGACAGATCCGTCGACCGCATCGAGTTCGAAGCGCAACTCCCCCTCGGAATGATCGAGGAATCCGACTACACCGCGCAGGACTTCCAGGCGTTGCCCGGCGACCGCCTGATCTTCGTCAGCGACGGCGTGTACGCGGCCGCCCGCGAAGGCGGGGAAACCTACAGCGAACGCGCCCTGGCCCGGGCGATCCACGCCACCAGCCTGCTCCCGGCCGCAGCCGTGCCCCGCGCGATCCTCCAGGAACTGGCCGCCTACCGCGACACCGACCCCGACGACGACGCCCTGGTCCTGTGCATGGACTGGTTCGGCAGGCCCTCCCCAGCCTGA
- a CDS encoding STAS domain-containing protein, producing the protein MTPPHGFDSTPLHLIPCHRADEDVLRLEVHGFLDFDNSEAFLTAVTAHLADTPGLRSLHLDCGGLGGIDSMGLAMLLMLHRRTTAAHVTLHLEARTPALDRMLTITGALDHLVPRGPGQTGAHAEPQRMAYRHTSEDGAPLENPGRQPHPTGPDTRT; encoded by the coding sequence ATGACGCCGCCGCACGGTTTCGACTCCACCCCGTTGCACCTGATCCCCTGCCACCGCGCCGATGAGGACGTACTGCGCCTGGAGGTGCACGGGTTCCTGGACTTCGACAACTCCGAGGCCTTCCTGACCGCCGTCACCGCGCACCTCGCCGACACCCCCGGCCTACGCTCCCTCCACCTGGACTGCGGCGGCCTGGGCGGCATCGACTCCATGGGCCTGGCCATGCTGCTGATGCTCCACCGCCGCACCACCGCCGCGCACGTCACCCTCCACCTGGAGGCCCGCACACCCGCCCTGGACCGAATGCTGACCATTACCGGCGCCCTGGACCACCTCGTCCCCCGCGGCCCGGGCCAGACCGGCGCTCACGCCGAGCCCCAACGCATGGCATATCGTCATACGTCAGAGGACGGCGCACCCCTGGAGAACCCCGGCCGGCAGCCACACCCGACCGGGCCCGACACCCGTACCTGA
- a CDS encoding MarR family winged helix-turn-helix transcriptional regulator → MPESTHHTPDPVHAAARQAGRIVELLDILWEQARNDIPPPYVPVSQLRVMYIVESEDRIRMRALTRLLSAAPPSVCRLVDRLQALGFIERLPCPDNGREVMLSVTGAGREHLARIRACRDELLIEALATMPFHQRTALTDVLAGLQEALVKTPMLLVGQDTGPAPKPHEAAESA, encoded by the coding sequence ATGCCAGAGAGCACCCACCACACCCCCGACCCCGTCCACGCCGCCGCCCGTCAGGCCGGCCGCATCGTCGAACTCCTCGACATCCTGTGGGAGCAGGCCCGCAACGACATCCCACCCCCCTACGTCCCCGTCTCCCAGCTCCGCGTGATGTACATCGTCGAGAGCGAGGACCGGATCCGCATGCGGGCCCTCACCCGTCTCCTGTCAGCAGCGCCGCCCTCGGTGTGCCGCCTGGTCGACCGCCTCCAGGCCCTCGGCTTCATCGAACGTCTTCCCTGCCCGGACAACGGCCGCGAGGTCATGCTCTCCGTCACCGGCGCGGGCCGCGAACATCTGGCCCGGATCCGCGCCTGCCGCGACGAACTCCTGATCGAAGCGCTCGCCACCATGCCCTTCCACCAGCGCACCGCACTGACCGATGTCCTCGCGGGATTGCAGGAAGCCCTGGTCAAGACGCCCATGCTCCTCGTCGGCCAGGACACCGGACCCGCCCCGAAGCCGCACGAAGCGGCCGAAAGCGCGTAG
- a CDS encoding MarR family winged helix-turn-helix transcriptional regulator: MPDAAAPTSPSPSDDPTGLQAFAVLLRRMNAEFNRIAQEFAQSHGLHLTDVQALISVLDADGDMTPGRLGKQMNLTSGAVSACLDRLERAGHVQRVRSADDRRVVHVHYAQAGRRVARDYFRPLATSTDTVRGRFTPDELDVVVRFLAEMNQQLALVRR, translated from the coding sequence ATGCCCGATGCAGCCGCCCCGACCTCGCCATCCCCGTCCGACGACCCGACCGGGTTGCAGGCATTCGCCGTCCTGTTGCGCCGGATGAACGCCGAGTTCAACCGCATTGCCCAGGAGTTCGCCCAATCCCATGGACTCCACCTCACCGACGTCCAGGCCCTGATCAGCGTCCTGGACGCGGACGGCGACATGACGCCCGGCCGACTGGGCAAGCAGATGAACCTCACCTCGGGCGCCGTCAGCGCATGCCTGGATCGCCTGGAGAGGGCCGGGCACGTCCAACGCGTCAGGTCAGCCGACGACCGCAGAGTGGTCCACGTGCACTACGCCCAGGCAGGAAGAAGGGTGGCCCGCGACTACTTCCGCCCGCTCGCCACGAGCACCGACACCGTCCGCGGCCGCTTCACGCCCGACGAGCTCGACGTGGTGGTCCGCTTCCTCGCCGAAATGAACCAACAACTCGCTCTCGTACGACGGTGA
- a CDS encoding SigB/SigF/SigG family RNA polymerase sigma factor, producing the protein MSQTATSTNTTSAVETPRSAAPGSGQHARDLPHIDNARQVAPADARELSRLFLVRLRALEEGTREYQYTRNTLIEMNISLVHFAARRFRGRAGDGIDIEDIVQVGTIGLIKAIDRFDPDREVEFTTLALPYITGEIKRYFRDTTWAVHVPRRLQELRTELAKSQEALTEVFGRAPTVKELAQHLELPEEDIIEGLVAANGYTSGSIDAATSSKQRTSGNTEGRSLAETVGEVDPDMELFEDFHTLAPLLQSLDERDRRILAMRFGQEMTQAEIGIELGISQMQVSRLLTRTLTRLRTGMLAA; encoded by the coding sequence ATGTCTCAGACCGCCACGAGCACCAACACCACCAGCGCGGTGGAGACCCCGAGGTCCGCCGCACCCGGAAGCGGGCAGCACGCACGGGACCTTCCCCACATTGACAACGCCCGTCAGGTGGCGCCCGCCGACGCCCGGGAACTCTCCCGCCTGTTCCTGGTCCGGCTGCGGGCTCTGGAAGAGGGAACCCGCGAATACCAGTACACGCGCAACACCCTCATCGAGATGAACATCTCATTGGTGCACTTCGCCGCCCGCCGATTCCGAGGCCGCGCCGGCGACGGCATCGACATCGAGGACATCGTCCAGGTGGGCACGATCGGGCTGATCAAGGCCATCGACCGCTTCGACCCCGACCGGGAAGTCGAGTTCACCACCCTCGCCCTCCCCTACATCACCGGCGAGATCAAGCGCTACTTCCGCGACACCACCTGGGCCGTCCACGTCCCGCGCCGCCTCCAGGAACTGCGCACCGAACTCGCCAAGAGCCAGGAAGCACTGACCGAGGTCTTCGGTCGGGCCCCTACCGTCAAGGAACTCGCCCAGCACCTCGAACTCCCCGAGGAAGACATCATCGAAGGCCTGGTGGCGGCCAACGGGTACACCAGCGGATCCATCGACGCCGCCACCAGCTCCAAGCAGCGAACCTCGGGGAACACCGAGGGCCGCTCACTCGCCGAAACGGTCGGCGAGGTCGACCCCGACATGGAGCTCTTCGAGGACTTCCACACCCTCGCACCCCTCCTCCAGTCACTCGACGAGCGCGACCGACGCATCCTGGCCATGCGCTTCGGCCAGGAAATGACCCAGGCGGAGATCGGCATCGAACTCGGCATCTCCCAGATGCAGGTCTCCCGACTCCTCACCCGCACCCTGACCCGACTGCGCACCGGAATGCTCGCCGCCTAG
- a CDS encoding DUF2267 domain-containing protein, with the protein MSMRRESFLAHVQERGEYETPEDADRVARVVLALLGAHLAGTVRADLAARLPESYALVLLNPLQAAEPLPPERFVRAAAAWIEGATEQTALWDIGGVLSTTAAAAGDVLTRDVLLQLPPGYDLLFGHPQPT; encoded by the coding sequence ATGTCGATGCGAAGGGAATCCTTCCTGGCCCACGTCCAGGAACGTGGCGAGTACGAAACGCCGGAAGACGCCGACCGGGTCGCCCGCGTCGTTCTGGCCCTGCTGGGCGCACACCTGGCAGGAACGGTCCGTGCCGACCTCGCCGCACGGCTCCCCGAGTCCTACGCCCTGGTCCTCCTCAACCCCCTGCAGGCCGCCGAACCTCTCCCACCCGAGCGATTCGTACGGGCCGCCGCGGCCTGGATCGAGGGCGCCACCGAGCAGACGGCCCTGTGGGACATCGGCGGCGTCCTGTCTACGACGGCCGCAGCCGCGGGCGACGTCCTCACCCGCGACGTCCTGCTCCAGCTCCCTCCGGGCTACGACCTGTTGTTCGGCCACCCCCAGCCCACCTGA